In Paracoccus aminophilus JCM 7686, a single window of DNA contains:
- a CDS encoding patatin-like phospholipase family protein, protein MVRRINLALQGGGAHGAFAWGVLDRLLEEDEIEIAAISGTSAGALNGAGLKAGLSIGGIEGRRAARENLDYIWGQVGEASDNLFMRWVYSVFPTPRHVRRLTEFFSPAAWLDQVTRLVSPYDLGPFYSNPLTAIIRDMPHPKLDRPGGPELFVSATNVRTGRIRVFRDGEITISTILASACLPTIYKAIEIHDPTTGRREAYWDGGYSGNPALFPLYRPELPRDIVIVAINPMTRHKLPRTPGSIQDRINEISFNTALMSELRAIKFVKSLHAEKRMEGREMKNLLIHMIKDERLMNALGASTKMMPGPGLLAKMREAGRAAAGRWIAEGLDCVGDRDSYDLSSLFSLEVG, encoded by the coding sequence ATGGTCAGACGCATAAACCTAGCCCTGCAAGGGGGCGGCGCGCATGGCGCTTTTGCCTGGGGCGTGCTGGACCGCCTGCTCGAAGAGGACGAGATCGAGATCGCGGCGATCAGCGGCACCTCGGCGGGTGCGCTCAACGGGGCGGGGCTCAAAGCCGGGCTCTCGATCGGCGGCATCGAGGGGCGGCGCGCGGCGCGCGAAAACCTCGATTACATCTGGGGTCAGGTCGGCGAGGCCAGCGACAATCTCTTCATGCGCTGGGTCTATAGCGTCTTTCCGACCCCGCGCCATGTCCGGCGCCTGACCGAGTTCTTTTCGCCTGCCGCCTGGCTTGATCAGGTGACGCGGCTGGTCAGTCCCTATGATCTCGGCCCGTTTTACAGCAATCCCCTGACCGCGATCATCCGCGATATGCCGCATCCGAAGCTTGACCGCCCGGGCGGGCCCGAACTGTTCGTCTCGGCCACCAACGTCCGCACCGGCCGCATCCGGGTCTTTCGAGACGGTGAAATCACGATTTCCACGATCCTCGCCTCGGCCTGCCTGCCAACGATCTACAAGGCGATCGAGATCCACGATCCGACCACGGGCCGGCGCGAGGCCTATTGGGACGGCGGCTATAGCGGCAATCCGGCGCTGTTTCCGCTCTATCGCCCCGAGCTGCCGCGCGACATCGTCATAGTCGCGATCAATCCGATGACCCGCCACAAGCTGCCGCGGACGCCCGGTTCGATTCAGGATCGCATCAACGAAATCAGCTTTAACACCGCGCTGATGAGCGAGTTGCGCGCGATCAAATTCGTCAAAAGCCTTCATGCCGAAAAGCGGATGGAGGGGCGCGAGATGAAGAACCTCCTGATCCATATGATCAAGGACGAGCGGCTGATGAATGCGCTTGGGGCATCGACCAAGATGATGCCGGGGCCGGGACTTCTGGCCAAAATGCGCGAGGCGGGGCGGGCTGCGGCGGGGCGCTGGATCGCGGAAGGCCTCGATTGCGTCGGCGATCGCGACAGCTACGATCTGTCGTCGCTTTTCTCGCTCGAAGTCGGATAG
- a CDS encoding DUF502 domain-containing protein, producing MVRKGPKHELPHLAPPRRRKRRSPTGVLASLRSSFFTGAMVLVPIGVTFWLIWWLTGWIDGWVMPFIPLRWRPDNWLGVNPRGLGVVIIVTFTMLIGWLARGYIGRAMIRNAEAIVDRMPIVRSIYGGLKQISETILTPGDEKFERACLVEYPRRGAYRIGLVSGPARAELTDIDGIDDRILSVFLPNTPNATTGFLIYVAERELIFLDMSVEDAAKLVISAGLVYPTSSEKSDDRS from the coding sequence ATGGTACGCAAAGGTCCGAAACACGAGCTGCCTCATCTGGCCCCGCCCCGGCGTCGCAAGCGCCGGAGCCCGACCGGGGTGTTGGCGAGCCTGCGCTCCTCCTTCTTCACCGGCGCCATGGTGCTGGTGCCGATCGGCGTCACCTTCTGGCTGATCTGGTGGCTGACCGGCTGGATTGACGGCTGGGTCATGCCCTTCATTCCGCTGCGCTGGCGCCCCGACAATTGGCTGGGCGTCAATCCGCGCGGGCTGGGCGTCGTCATTATCGTCACCTTCACCATGCTGATCGGCTGGCTGGCGCGCGGCTATATCGGGCGCGCGATGATCCGCAATGCCGAGGCCATCGTTGACCGTATGCCGATCGTGCGCAGCATCTATGGCGGGCTGAAACAGATCTCGGAAACCATCCTGACGCCCGGAGACGAGAAGTTCGAGCGCGCCTGTCTGGTCGAATATCCGCGTCGGGGTGCCTATCGGATCGGGCTGGTCTCGGGCCCGGCGCGGGCCGAGTTGACCGATATCGATGGGATCGACGACCGCATTCTCTCGGTCTTTCTGCCCAATACGCCGAACGCCACCACCGGTTTTCTGATCTATGTCGCCGAGCGCGAGCTGATCTTTCTGGACATGAGCGTCGAGGATGCGGCCAAGCTGGTGATCTCGGCGGGGCTGGTCTATCCGACTTCGAGCGAGAAAAGCGACGACAGATCGTAG
- a CDS encoding pseudouridine-5'-phosphate glycosidase, with protein MTDLPLSYSKEVAAAKAAGQPIVALESTIITHGMPYPQNLEVARSVEATVRAAGAVPATIAVMGGRIHIGLETDQLETLAETPSAEVMKLSRADLAACLVAKRTGATTVAATMIAAALAGIRVFATGGIGGVHRGAEFSFDISADLQELALTPVTVVCAGAKAILDLAKTLEVLETLGVPVIAYGQDALPAFWSRDSGLKAPLRFDDPAQIAAAARMRRELGLVGGQLIVNPIPEADEIPRATMVPVVEQALAQAETQKIAAKAVTPFLLQRIFELTKGRSLQANIALVLNNARLAAEIAKAETA; from the coding sequence ATGACCGACCTGCCCCTCAGCTATTCCAAGGAAGTCGCCGCGGCCAAAGCCGCAGGCCAGCCGATTGTCGCGCTGGAATCGACGATTATCACCCATGGCATGCCTTATCCGCAAAATCTTGAGGTTGCGCGGTCTGTCGAGGCAACGGTGCGCGCTGCGGGCGCAGTGCCCGCCACCATCGCCGTCATGGGCGGGCGCATCCATATCGGGCTTGAGACCGATCAGTTGGAGACGCTGGCCGAGACGCCTTCCGCCGAGGTGATGAAACTCTCGCGCGCCGATCTCGCCGCCTGCCTTGTCGCCAAGCGCACCGGCGCGACCACGGTGGCCGCGACGATGATCGCCGCCGCTCTGGCCGGGATCCGGGTCTTTGCGACGGGCGGCATTGGCGGCGTCCATCGCGGGGCGGAATTCAGCTTCGACATTTCCGCCGATCTGCAAGAGCTCGCTCTGACCCCGGTCACGGTGGTTTGCGCGGGTGCAAAGGCAATCCTCGATCTGGCAAAGACGCTGGAAGTCCTTGAAACCCTTGGCGTTCCGGTCATCGCCTACGGTCAGGACGCCCTGCCCGCCTTCTGGTCGCGCGATTCCGGGCTGAAGGCGCCCCTGCGCTTTGACGACCCGGCCCAAATCGCCGCCGCCGCCCGGATGCGGCGCGAGCTTGGTCTGGTTGGCGGCCAGCTCATCGTCAATCCGATCCCCGAAGCCGATGAGATCCCGCGCGCCACGATGGTCCCGGTGGTCGAGCAAGCCCTCGCCCAAGCCGAGACGCAAAAGATCGCGGCCAAAGCGGTCACCCCCTTCTTGCTCCAGCGCATTTTCGAGCTGACCAAGGGCCGCTCGCTTCAGGCCAATATTGCGCTTGTGTTGAACAATGCGCGGCTCGCCGCGGAAATTGCCAAGGCCGAGACCGCATAA
- a CDS encoding PfkB family carbohydrate kinase: MTLRPRILCLGAMLWDVIGRSPVRQELGGDHAGIIVQRPGGVALNVALALAKNGLSPAILGAVGRDSSGDMLVREAERQGVVCRYLHRDCDGTDIYMAIEDSLNLVAAVADARALEAAGEAILAPLRDGRLGSAKAPFEGMIILDSNPPAEVLAGFASDPALQAAVLRIVPASPSKVARLDPLLTRPRTLFYLNRAEAEAIAGRPAASSAEAAEAVIARGAERVIVTDGPHPASEAMRAAPTHSATPHPVEIRRLTGAGDWLLAAHVKAESAGAPRDLALVTATAAAADYVSGKDPS; this comes from the coding sequence ATGACGTTACGGCCCCGCATTCTCTGCCTCGGCGCCATGCTCTGGGATGTGATCGGACGCAGCCCGGTGCGCCAAGAGCTGGGCGGCGATCATGCCGGTATCATCGTGCAGCGCCCGGGCGGAGTCGCCCTGAATGTCGCGCTGGCTTTGGCGAAAAACGGGCTCTCCCCCGCCATTCTCGGCGCGGTCGGGCGCGATTCCTCGGGCGATATGCTGGTGCGCGAGGCTGAGCGGCAGGGCGTCGTTTGCCGCTATCTGCACCGTGATTGCGATGGAACCGACATCTATATGGCGATCGAGGACAGCCTGAATCTCGTCGCCGCCGTCGCCGATGCCCGCGCGCTTGAAGCGGCGGGTGAGGCGATACTGGCTCCTTTGCGCGACGGGCGGCTCGGATCGGCCAAGGCGCCGTTCGAGGGCATGATCATCCTCGACAGCAATCCGCCCGCCGAAGTCCTCGCGGGCTTTGCCAGCGATCCCGCGCTTCAGGCGGCGGTGTTGCGGATCGTCCCGGCCAGCCCCTCGAAAGTGGCACGGCTGGACCCGCTGCTGACGCGGCCCCGGACGCTCTTTTATCTCAACCGCGCCGAGGCCGAGGCCATCGCCGGGCGCCCCGCCGCCTCCAGCGCCGAGGCCGCCGAGGCAGTGATTGCGCGCGGCGCCGAGCGGGTGATCGTGACCGACGGGCCCCATCCCGCCTCCGAGGCGATGCGCGCCGCGCCGACCCATTCAGCCACACCGCATCCGGTAGAGATCCGCCGACTGACCGGCGCAGGCGACTGGCTTTTGGCCGCCCATGTCAAAGCCGAAAGCGCCGGAGCGCCGCGCGATCTTGCTCTTGTCACCGCCACCGCAGCCGCGGCCGATTATGTTTCTGGAAAGGACCCGTCATGA
- a CDS encoding 5'-nucleotidase, lipoprotein e(P4) family, with protein MIRTNLKGVLLSCTVLALCATGAQAEEAKTLCAQEAYAMGLRYQQQSAEVDAIQRQAYALARIRLDEALAAAKPDEKLAVITDLDETVIDNSALLVRDMQACHDFTTWDTWKHWERDGDPALIPGALEFFKYADEKGVAIYYISDRYDENKPQTLATLEKLGLPKVSNDTVLLLGPPKQERRAAVQKDYKVVLQLGDTLHDFSEDFVSKVPVDKQRELVAEQAEHFGRDWIVLPNSAYGTWRKSELKAWDAPMQVEK; from the coding sequence GTGATCAGAACCAATCTCAAGGGCGTATTGCTGTCCTGCACGGTCCTGGCGCTTTGCGCGACAGGGGCTCAGGCCGAGGAAGCCAAAACGCTCTGCGCGCAGGAAGCCTATGCCATGGGACTACGCTATCAACAGCAATCCGCCGAGGTCGATGCGATCCAGCGTCAGGCCTATGCGCTTGCCCGGATCCGGCTCGACGAGGCGCTCGCCGCCGCCAAGCCGGACGAAAAACTCGCCGTCATCACCGATCTCGACGAGACCGTCATCGACAACAGCGCCCTTCTCGTGCGCGACATGCAAGCTTGCCACGACTTCACCACCTGGGACACCTGGAAGCATTGGGAGCGTGATGGCGACCCGGCTTTGATCCCCGGCGCGCTTGAGTTCTTCAAATATGCCGATGAGAAAGGCGTCGCGATCTATTACATCTCGGATCGCTATGACGAGAACAAGCCGCAGACCCTCGCCACGCTGGAAAAGCTGGGTCTGCCCAAGGTCTCGAACGACACCGTCCTGCTGCTCGGCCCGCCCAAGCAAGAGCGTCGCGCCGCCGTGCAGAAGGATTACAAGGTCGTCCTGCAACTCGGCGACACCTTGCATGACTTCTCGGAGGATTTCGTGAGCAAGGTCCCGGTCGACAAGCAACGCGAGCTCGTGGCCGAACAGGCCGAGCATTTCGGGCGCGACTGGATCGTGCTGCCGAACTCGGCCTATGGCACTTGGCGCAAATCCGAACTGAAGGCCTGGGATGCGCCGATGCAGGTCGAGAAATAA
- a CDS encoding Hint domain-containing protein has protein sequence MADTPVFSIERMISLGKMPNMDPDKSTEGPDAAVEVTAGKSFGSADQPLFQNMTAVTLNDTNGDGFIPSGGPETISYTTDGVSADYTVNTSFTVSNCAITIQLPDGNLYTVTQSLHVMQDSDGNVFLLPPPDNDKTTQWELDVYKYPIVSVTFSDNPGNYDPCETGIHTTPHCFPCFARGTLIETEFGSMPVEDLIEGVQVWTKDNGLQPIRWIGSRHLDSTVLAQNEAIRPIRIRAGALGANSPTQDLLVSPQHRILVRSRIALKMFGAEEILVAAKQLLQIEGIDIVEDQIEVEYFHFLFDQHEIVLSNGAETESLYTGDEALKSLGSAACEEIFQLFPELRHRTPGEVATGARLLASGRMGRKLAVRHAQNGKALVQ, from the coding sequence ATGGCAGATACGCCCGTCTTCTCGATTGAGCGCATGATCTCTCTCGGCAAAATGCCGAATATGGATCCGGACAAATCAACCGAAGGACCCGATGCTGCGGTCGAGGTAACCGCCGGGAAAAGCTTCGGCTCGGCTGACCAGCCGCTGTTCCAAAATATGACCGCCGTCACGCTGAATGACACCAATGGCGACGGCTTCATTCCCTCGGGTGGCCCGGAAACGATCAGCTACACGACCGATGGGGTTTCCGCCGATTACACGGTGAACACCTCCTTTACGGTCTCGAATTGCGCGATCACGATTCAGCTTCCGGACGGCAATCTTTATACTGTGACGCAATCGCTGCATGTCATGCAGGATTCCGACGGCAATGTTTTTCTGCTGCCGCCGCCGGACAATGACAAAACCACGCAATGGGAGCTTGATGTCTATAAATACCCGATCGTCTCGGTCACCTTCTCGGACAATCCCGGGAATTACGACCCTTGCGAAACCGGGATCCACACCACGCCGCATTGCTTCCCCTGCTTTGCGCGCGGCACGCTGATAGAGACCGAATTCGGTTCCATGCCGGTCGAGGATCTGATCGAGGGCGTGCAGGTCTGGACCAAGGACAACGGGCTTCAGCCCATCCGCTGGATCGGCTCGCGTCACTTGGACAGCACCGTTTTGGCGCAAAATGAAGCGATCCGCCCGATCCGCATCCGCGCCGGTGCTCTTGGCGCGAACTCACCGACGCAGGATCTGCTGGTCTCGCCGCAACACCGCATTCTCGTGCGCTCGCGCATCGCACTCAAGATGTTCGGTGCCGAGGAAATCCTCGTGGCAGCCAAACAACTGCTGCAGATCGAGGGGATCGACATCGTCGAGGACCAGATCGAAGTCGAGTATTTCCACTTCCTCTTCGATCAGCACGAGATCGTCCTGTCGAATGGCGCGGAGACGGAATCGCTCTACACCGGCGACGAGGCTCTGAAGTCACTTGGCTCGGCGGCCTGCGAAGAGATCTTCCAGCTTTTCCCCGAGCTGCGTCATCGCACGCCGGGCGAGGTTGCGACCGGCGCGCGCCTGCTCGCCTCGGGTCGAATGGGCCGCAAACTTGCCGTGCGTCACGCGCAAAACGGCAAGGCCCTGGTTCAGTAA
- a CDS encoding LLM class flavin-dependent oxidoreductase, which yields MTQFRSSRSEMSLGLFLLGAGHHIAAWRLPEAPPNAAVSFPHYQAIAAEAEAAKFDAIFFADSASVRDFGISPIDRDERSIRLEPLTLLSALAVSTDRIGLIATASTTYNEPYNLARRFASLDLLSGGRAGWNLVTSANAQDGPNFSLEAHPEHGVRYDRAHEFEEVVRGLWHSWEGEDAFPLDKTGGQIFRPEALHPLNHKGAHFAVRGPLSVPPSAQGHPVIIQAGASEAGRDTAARTAEVVFAAHQSFDEAFAFYQDVKRRLAAYGRAPEDLKILPGVSPFIGRTRAEAQASFDELQDLVTPEVGLKLLQPFAGGLDLRDYDLDGPLPDLPVTTNAIGRQKLLVDLARRENLTIRQLYLHIAGARGHWQLIGTASEIAGELEHYFKNGAADGFNIMPPALQRSLGPITELLLPELRRRGLFRKDYTGTTLREHLGLRRPDLPAFPQFAA from the coding sequence ATGACGCAGTTCCGTTCTTCCCGTTCCGAAATGTCCCTTGGCCTGTTCCTGCTGGGCGCGGGCCATCACATCGCCGCCTGGCGGCTGCCCGAAGCGCCGCCCAACGCGGCGGTGTCTTTCCCGCATTATCAAGCGATTGCGGCCGAGGCTGAGGCCGCGAAATTCGACGCGATCTTCTTTGCCGATTCCGCTTCGGTGCGCGATTTCGGGATTTCGCCGATTGATCGCGACGAGCGCTCGATCCGGCTGGAGCCGCTGACGCTGCTCTCGGCGCTCGCGGTCTCGACCGACCGGATCGGGCTGATCGCCACCGCCTCGACCACCTATAACGAGCCCTATAACCTCGCCCGCCGCTTTGCCTCCCTCGATCTTCTCAGCGGCGGGCGCGCGGGCTGGAATCTTGTCACCTCGGCCAATGCGCAGGACGGGCCGAACTTCTCGCTCGAGGCTCATCCCGAACATGGCGTGCGCTATGATCGGGCGCATGAATTCGAAGAGGTGGTGCGTGGTCTGTGGCACAGCTGGGAGGGCGAGGATGCTTTCCCGCTCGACAAGACGGGCGGCCAGATCTTCCGCCCCGAGGCGCTGCACCCGCTGAACCACAAGGGCGCGCATTTCGCGGTGCGCGGCCCGCTGTCGGTGCCGCCCTCGGCGCAGGGCCATCCGGTCATCATTCAGGCCGGGGCGTCCGAGGCCGGGCGCGACACCGCCGCGCGCACCGCCGAGGTGGTTTTCGCCGCGCATCAAAGCTTTGACGAGGCTTTCGCCTTTTATCAGGACGTGAAGCGCCGCTTGGCGGCTTACGGTCGCGCGCCTGAGGATCTGAAGATCCTGCCCGGCGTCTCGCCCTTCATCGGGCGCACGCGGGCCGAGGCGCAGGCGAGCTTTGATGAGTTGCAGGATCTTGTGACGCCTGAGGTCGGGTTGAAGCTTTTGCAGCCCTTCGCAGGCGGGCTCGACCTGCGCGATTACGATCTCGACGGGCCGCTGCCCGATCTGCCGGTGACGACCAATGCCATCGGTCGCCAAAAGTTGCTGGTCGATCTGGCGCGGCGCGAAAACCTGACGATCCGCCAACTTTACCTGCATATCGCCGGGGCGCGCGGCCATTGGCAGCTGATCGGGACGGCCTCGGAGATCGCGGGCGAGCTGGAGCATTATTTCAAAAACGGAGCGGCGGATGGGTTCAACATCATGCCGCCCGCGCTGCAGCGCTCGCTTGGCCCGATCACCGAGCTTTTGCTGCCCGAACTGCGCCGCCGTGGCCTCTTCCGCAAGGATTACACCGGCACGACCCTGCGCGAGCATCTGGGCCTTCGTCGCCCGGACTTGCCCGCTTTCCCCCAATTCGCCGCCTGA
- a CDS encoding LLM class flavin-dependent oxidoreductase — protein MTRRKLALGAFLHPSGHHVAAWRHPDARHDAGINLRNYIRLARVAEAAKFDLVFLADQIAVPSANLDYVSRTTRATYFEPLTLISALAAATETIGLVATVSTSFNSPYNLARYFASLDQISGGRAGWNLVTSGSTLEGENFGSGEGYYNHANRYRQAAEFADLVRGLWDTFDEGAVLDDRASGQYLDARKVHALGHAGEFFRVKGPLSVPRSAQGQPVLVQAGSSDAGRDLAARSAEVIFTAQPTLAQAQEFYGDVKTRARAYGRDPESIRILPGVFPVVGRSEEEAREKFQTLQDLVSPEVGREYLSIHLGGIDLSAYGDSDPVPQIEVSGRGHVSRPLLLLQKARERNLTIRELYLEIAGARGHWQIVGTPQSIADELEAYFTQGGADGFNIMPPSPTGLDDFVELVLPELRRRGLVRDDYEARTLRGHLGLTPPENRFAAAAKGQFHPHTEKESA, from the coding sequence ATGACCCGTCGCAAACTCGCCCTTGGGGCCTTCCTTCATCCCTCCGGCCACCATGTCGCCGCCTGGCGCCACCCCGACGCGCGCCACGACGCCGGGATCAATCTGCGAAACTATATCCGGCTGGCCCGCGTGGCGGAGGCTGCGAAATTCGATCTGGTCTTTCTGGCCGATCAGATCGCCGTGCCTTCGGCCAATCTCGACTATGTCAGCCGCACCACCCGTGCGACCTATTTCGAGCCGCTGACGCTGATCTCGGCGCTGGCGGCGGCGACCGAGACGATCGGGCTGGTGGCGACGGTCTCGACCAGTTTCAACAGCCCCTATAATCTCGCGCGCTATTTCGCCTCGCTCGATCAGATCTCGGGCGGGCGGGCGGGGTGGAACCTTGTCACCTCGGGCTCGACGCTAGAGGGCGAGAATTTCGGCTCGGGCGAGGGCTATTACAACCACGCCAACCGCTACCGCCAAGCCGCCGAATTCGCCGATCTGGTGCGCGGGCTCTGGGACACGTTCGACGAGGGCGCGGTTCTGGATGATCGCGCCAGCGGGCAATATCTCGACGCGCGCAAGGTTCATGCGCTTGGCCATGCGGGCGAATTCTTCCGCGTGAAGGGCCCGCTTTCGGTGCCGCGCTCGGCGCAGGGCCAGCCGGTTCTGGTGCAGGCGGGCTCGTCTGACGCCGGTCGCGATCTGGCGGCGCGCTCGGCTGAGGTGATCTTCACCGCCCAGCCGACTTTGGCGCAGGCGCAGGAGTTCTACGGCGATGTGAAAACCCGCGCGCGCGCCTATGGTCGCGATCCCGAAAGCATCCGCATCCTGCCCGGCGTCTTCCCGGTCGTCGGGCGCAGCGAAGAGGAAGCGCGCGAGAAATTCCAGACCTTGCAGGATCTGGTCTCGCCCGAGGTTGGACGGGAATATCTGTCGATCCATCTCGGCGGGATTGATCTTTCTGCCTACGGCGACAGCGATCCGGTGCCGCAGATCGAGGTTTCGGGTCGCGGCCATGTCTCGCGCCCGCTTTTGCTTTTGCAAAAGGCACGCGAGCGCAATCTGACGATCCGCGAACTTTACCTCGAAATCGCAGGCGCGCGCGGGCATTGGCAGATCGTGGGCACGCCGCAGTCGATTGCCGATGAGCTCGAAGCCTATTTCACCCAAGGCGGCGCGGACGGCTTCAATATCATGCCGCCCTCGCCAACCGGGCTTGATGATTTCGTCGAGCTGGTTCTGCCCGAACTCCGCCGCCGTGGTCTGGTGCGCGACGATTACGAGGCCCGCACCCTGCGCGGCCATCTCGGCCTGACCCCGCCGGAAAACCGCTTTGCCGCGGCGGCCAAAGGTCAATTTCACCCACATACCGAAAAGGAAAGCGCATGA
- a CDS encoding ABC transporter substrate-binding protein, which translates to MKLFPLSFAALATAALLALPVQAEPITLSWGIPAEASDILTANTTSGTAQLLGTKVFDGLLSYNDDLTPKPQLATVWDVSPDGLTYRFTLREGVKFHDGTPLTPQDVAFSINYLKANHPRGNVTFSTVERIETPDAHTVVLHLTKPTPFLLSALASAESPILPEHVFADVKPGLPPPDDKLIGTGPYRFVKWQRGDYIIFEKNPDYWDKGKPEVDRLVGRFITDAASRSAAFETGEIAFGEINPAEAQRFKDQPGFQVIELPKAYNGSHAQLAFNLDRELPRDIHVREAVSHAIDVPRILDTVYYGAGTVSPTPIIPSKGIYHDADLGPFDYDPKKAEAILDAAGYKPGPDGFRFKIELALNGYHDPRLGSFIQQSLREIGIDASLRLNDPAAYIKRVYTDRDFDFAIDFLGNYFDPAVGVQRVFWSKSIRPGVPFVNPSHYSNPEVDRLLEAAADEPDQAKRVELYRQFQEIIRKDLPVIDLLDPPTFYLVSDKVTGLFNSAQAQSGNFADLKLATPGKS; encoded by the coding sequence ATGAAGCTTTTTCCGCTCTCTTTCGCGGCGCTGGCGACGGCTGCGCTGCTCGCGCTGCCGGTTCAGGCCGAGCCGATCACCCTGAGCTGGGGCATTCCGGCCGAGGCCTCGGATATTCTGACTGCGAACACGACCTCGGGCACGGCGCAGCTTTTGGGCACCAAGGTCTTTGACGGGCTCCTGAGCTACAACGACGATCTGACGCCGAAGCCGCAGCTTGCGACCGTTTGGGATGTCAGCCCCGACGGCCTGACCTATCGCTTCACCCTGCGCGAGGGGGTGAAGTTCCATGACGGCACCCCGCTGACGCCGCAGGATGTCGCCTTCTCGATTAATTATCTCAAGGCCAACCACCCGCGCGGCAATGTCACCTTCAGCACGGTCGAGCGGATCGAGACGCCCGATGCCCATACGGTCGTCCTGCATCTGACCAAGCCGACGCCCTTCCTTCTGTCGGCGCTGGCTTCGGCAGAATCGCCGATCCTGCCCGAACATGTCTTTGCCGATGTGAAGCCCGGCCTGCCGCCGCCGGATGACAAGCTGATCGGCACCGGCCCCTATCGCTTCGTCAAATGGCAGCGTGGTGATTACATTATTTTCGAGAAAAACCCCGATTATTGGGACAAGGGCAAACCGGAGGTTGATCGTCTGGTCGGGCGCTTCATCACCGATGCCGCCAGCCGCAGCGCGGCTTTCGAGACCGGCGAAATCGCCTTTGGCGAGATCAATCCCGCCGAGGCGCAGCGCTTCAAGGATCAGCCGGGCTTTCAGGTGATCGAGCTGCCCAAGGCCTATAATGGCTCTCACGCGCAGCTTGCCTTCAACCTCGACCGCGAGCTTCCCCGCGACATCCACGTCCGCGAGGCCGTCTCGCATGCGATCGACGTGCCGCGCATTTTGGACACGGTCTATTATGGTGCGGGCACCGTCTCGCCGACCCCGATCATCCCCTCGAAAGGGATCTATCACGACGCGGATCTGGGGCCGTTTGACTATGACCCGAAAAAGGCCGAGGCGATCCTTGATGCGGCGGGCTATAAGCCCGGCCCCGACGGGTTCCGCTTCAAGATCGAGCTGGCGCTGAACGGCTATCACGATCCCCGCCTGGGCAGCTTCATCCAGCAATCCCTGCGCGAGATCGGCATTGACGCTTCGCTGCGCCTGAACGATCCGGCCGCCTATATCAAGCGCGTCTATACCGACCGTGACTTTGACTTCGCGATTGATTTCCTTGGCAATTACTTCGATCCGGCGGTGGGCGTGCAGCGCGTCTTCTGGTCGAAGTCGATCCGTCCCGGCGTGCCGTTCGTCAACCCATCGCATTACAGCAACCCCGAGGTTGACCGCCTGCTCGAAGCTGCCGCCGACGAGCCTGATCAGGCCAAACGGGTCGAACTCTACCGCCAGTTCCAAGAGATCATCCGCAAGGACCTTCCGGTCATCGACCTCCTGGACCCGCCGACCTTCTATCTCGTCTCGGACAAGGTCACCGGGCTTTTCAACAGCGCGCAGGCCCAATCCGGCAATTTCGCCGATCTGAAGCTCGCCACGCCC